DNA from Coffea arabica cultivar ET-39 chromosome 10c, Coffea Arabica ET-39 HiFi, whole genome shotgun sequence:
GATTTCACGAATAGTTCTCAAGTGAACGTACAGGTTGCAGGTCTCCATGACAATTTTGATAGTCTTTCTCAATTGCCCCATATTATTCCCTACTAATCAAAATATCAGAAGAAGAGACAGATAACGAAGAGCAGCAGGGCAAAAAAGGACGAGATAATGTGAGCCCCAATACTAGCTTAACttagttatttttttattgcttcgtgtatatatatatatatatatatatatatatatatataataaaacgTTTGTTGCCTCAGGAAAGAAAATTCAAAGATTAACGTTATTTCTTTCCCGCATTTTAAGACTTTTCTTAAACAGCCAAGTATATATCCATCTAGCTACGTCGCTAATATGGTCTGTTGATGCATTATCAATTATGAGGAGAAAAAGCTTAAAATCAGAATCGAAATCCTTCACTGATTTACTAGTAAATAATGTCTTCTAGTTTCAGCAAGAACTCATATTTTCCACATATTCTCGTGTATTCCAGGAGGTTTTTTCATCTGGGGTGATCAATTCTTCAGCAGATTTCCAAACGTATGAAAATGCTGGTGGACTTCCTGGACTTGACTTCGCATATACCGAAACAACTCTGCACCAGACAAAGGTGATTCTTCCTAAATTGAAAGCATACGTTCCTCAGAAATTGTTCCTTGAGTTTAAACCAAACATTTATTCCTAAGACGACCTTGTGATAAAAGTCATCATGTCTATTTAaaactttcttcttctcttttgtgAATTctctaaaaaatggaaaattttcaggatttttcaaattaattaatCCCACAATTATTGAATTTTCGTCATCCTACTTGATTTTCCTGTTTTAATTTATATAAGTGTTATTTGGTAACCTCTGTTTGGATCTATTTTGAAATCTATTTCATTCCCCGTCTTAATATGATTAGATTTAGTCACTTGCTGATATTTCAATTCCTGTCGTTTCCATAATATAAATCATGATAATTTCAACTTCCTCCCGGACTATCTTCCCTAATACATATTCCAATTCTTGCTAATTTCCTTTCATCAAATTTTTGCAGTAGAAGGACGAAACAAGTATAGCAGAAGGAAACTAAAAATGTACTTGAGGACGAGGCCGCACTAGTCTGTCAAGTTTCTTGAGTAATAGGTGTGGACTTGGTAAGTAATATGGTGTCGACTATTGTATTGCCAAGATATGTAACCAGGATGATGATATGATGTAGTGCTTTTATTTCTTGTCATGAAtaattatctcttctacttctagTAAGTTTGTAGAGCTTCTGAGTCTTGATAAGTTATGTACCTCGGATTCAAAGCAAATGGCTACTTTTGAATAAAAGttgtaatttctcaaaattggcATTACTAActttccttgatatttttggggCCATTTTTCGTGGAGAATCACCATTTTTATTTCCATGTGTTAaatttaaaaattcaaaaatttgcctAGCATAAAGTAAGATTTAAGACATTTTATCCTACACCTAAAAGGGAATCTCATAATATGTTTGCACAAATTGCTATTCTTATAAACACGGATTGGGCGGGGTTGGTTCGACTTGATGAACCAAGAGCTGGCTAATCATCTGGTCCAAGCCCCCCCAAATACTCGccaaaattttggtcaaattcgATCAAAATTCGGGTTCAATCGGAAACCCATTAAACCAGTGAGAATcgggtttttttatttttcttttttgagtcATTTTATTTGGCTGCTGACTTTctgtttttttacttttttactttcCTGAATTctattgaaggaaaaaaaatgaaaatcaagctTAATTCATCTATCAAGCAAGATCTACAACAAATCTAacatcaaaattcaaaaatcaaaagaaaaaagtaagaaaggGAGATAGaggataaaaaggaaaaagaaaatgttaaTTTAAGCTTTGAATAAAAAACTTGAGAAACATGAGAATGTAAATAATAAGATGATATGATGTTTTCTTTTGGTGAAGGAAGAAAACAAGacaaagatttaaaaaaaaaaaaacagagaggaaaaggaaaaaaaaagactcaGGAAGTCGGATACCGTAGCAACTCTTTCAAACAAGTAAATGAAGCGAATGTTTAATAAACTTTTCTATTATTCTGTTTTGAGCCCTAAATACTTTAAACAATTATAATTACTCTTATAAGCTTTTTTAGATTTTCAATTGTAGCTTCAATATCTTTACTTCTTCAAATCAATGTTTTTAAAATCAAATGGTTGAGTGATCTAGATGAGTGACCGATTTCGATTTTTGCTAGTCCAACCAGCCGGATCACCGGTtcaatgtttttcttttttttttcgtatgaaccttttttttaatttatatatgATAAGTTAAACAATTCATGTGCTGGCCAACTTAAAGTCAAGCCCAATAGTTCCAAAAGAATGAACATTCCTCATTGGAATTGTCAACTTTCTAATTGGATCAAACCAAAAAAACATTCCAGTTAAACCCAAAGCAACAAAAAATTGTGTCTTTCCATACCAGttgctggaaaaataaaaattaagagaTTCACCAGAAAGAGTATTAGAAGAAACAAAGAATTGCTGCGCCAAAAGAAATCAAACATTGCTCCACAAACACAATTAACAAAAACTGAATATTAAAGCTTATTAGAATAGGATGATTGATATATCTTAGTGttgaagaaaacaagaaaatcatcAGAATTCCATATCAAGAAATTCTTGAAAACCCTTAAAATTAAAGTAGAGTTTAGATATAAAAGAGTTTGGATCTATGAAGTTTATAAGTACGGGGAGCTTGGATCTATGGACTTCTGGATTTGGAGATAAAAGAAGAGAGCGTGGCTACAATGGTGTTTGGTGTAGAGGTGAAGTTGCTTGATCTTTCAATATTAGTGTCGGGAGCGAAGGTGTAAATTAACTAAGTTACTTGATTTGGACACAATAATAGCTCGATCGATCAAAAGTTCAATTCGTACTCAGTGTTGATCGAGTTCGAATCACTTGATAAAATAATCAAGTTGAGTTTGAgtagaaaaaacaaaaacttgGGCACTCGTCAAGCCTTATTGAGCAATGTCTTTGTAATAAatttcttgattatttattataaaattgtaaaatttactaaaaaaatcaaacttgaaaACTCAAGCTCGAACTTAAGTATTTTTACATAAGTAGAGTTCGAATAATACACTACTTAAATTCgattcgactcgactcgatagcAACTCTAGGCAATAAGTTGTAGTACTTGACAATTGACATAAGAAGAGGCGAAAAAGGTTTGAGGGTTTCTTtgattattaattttttgtttgtagACTAGCTAAAAGTTGGCGGTGAAGTTTTAATGTGAGATGAAGTAGAAAGTCTGATAGGTAGGCAGAAGGTCACGTGAATTATTTGGGAATTGGGGATCTTGGGATAAATTAAACATTTAGATTTGTAAAGAAAGTCAAAACCCAGCTTGATCAATTAATCAAGTTTTCGCGGTTTTAACGGTCTTGATCAGTTTCatatcatttttcaattttagtattTAATCAGATCGATATCATGGCCGATTCTCGATTCAATCAGTCGAATTGACCAATCCAATCTAGGTTAAGAAACACTGTTTCAAGTATGTCTTGCGAATTTAGTTCTGAACTTGTCAATTTGTATTTACAGCTTCTAAACATTAGACTTGAGTTAGGTTTAAAGGGTATTGAATTGTAGAATATTTAGAATAAagtttaatatatatttatataaaattattatatatttataatatcatGATAACGTTACCTGGTTCTTAGATGAGCCTGAATTTGATCCAACACATTGACTCTTGACTATTAAACTCGGCCAAATCATGGCCCAGTCCAAATTTCAAATTATAGACAAATTCACGTACAGTTTTTTGGGTTTATGTTAATTTAGAAATCACAACCAAGAAAAATCCTGACAAGAGCAACAGATAGAGACAATCTCAATTCCTGTTCATAATTGAAGGGACCTCCTCGACTTGCCATTTAGATCAGTTGTGTAGATTCCtgttaatgaagggatttttaggTAATATTGTTGTATAAAATATCGGATATAGTATTCACTTGAATCTTCTAAGTTCTAAATGTCTAACTGCCAAACCTAAACTATTCAAACCTCGCCTTTATGAACATTAACTAGGAGTGGACAAAAAGGGACTGTCGGTGAATTAACATCCCAGCTTTCAAAATTCATCTTCCACCCCAAAAGTTTCACTAAATTTTGAGCCACACACGCACGTTGTTTGATATAGACTGATAGCCTGCAATGCGAATTTTAATTCGCATTTGATAAAATGCGTAGTGTATATTTTAGATTTAGTTAAACTCTCTTAGATGATTACTGAGTTAGCCAATGCTTGGAAGAAGTTGAATGtgcttataatatcacaaaacATGATAAGAGTGGCAAAACTAAGATCCATAGCTATGTGAGATTAATTATTGTGAATTAAATTTGTCTTCATATTTATGTGAGATTAATTCAAAAACTAAAATGTTTTTTCACCACTAACCCTTACCGgaggttttttcttttcttacggTATTGACCCCAACCAGTTTATTGGAAACTGCTTGTACAATAGGGTTTTGAATCCGCAGAACCTGACATCTGCAACAATCTTTAACTGCTGGAGGTGGCGATTGGTTTTAAGCTATGTCTCTCTTGTATGTAAAGCATCAAAATACTAATCCCTTTTCAAGAACATTAACACTGAAACAACTGCTCAACATGTTAATGGATGCAGTTCCTGGTTTCCCCTGTTAAGCCGCCCTAGTTTCAAGTAGATTAATGACTCCAACTGGTGCCGGTCATATTCAGGTTCCGGTACCCACCGACCCACGTCTGAGTGTCCATATAGAAATAACCTTGGAATAAATGAGGGTTACCGAGGATAATGTCTCACTCCCTCGAACACAACGTCATTTGAATCACATTCCTTGGAAAAGGCAAAAGCATGAATTAGTGTCTCGGAGCAAGCAAACTGCAACAACAATCTTTGAtgtggccttttttttttttttggggggggttGAATTGCTTGATTTCTTTCAAGTACTTTTACTTTCCATAATTATTCGCATTGGGAATTACTGAAATGGTGTTTTCACTGTAAAATGtatgatctctctctctctctgagaaaaaaaaaaatgtatagtcTCATTTGCTTCTTGGTATAACTTAGGACTAGTGTGCATGATTATATTAAAAACCAGTTACAAATTGGACTCTTTAGGTGATCAGATTTTGACCATGATTTTCCTAGAGTTTCACAGAGGAAGTCCATGATGCTGAAGCTATTTACTGGTTCAATGAAGAACTAATAAACCAATGAAGAACACACATGTGATTCTAGTCGAATGCATAAGTTGAAGACATTAGTTCAACTTTAACACTAAGGACACGCAATTCTTTCAGCCAGGGTATATGCAAGCCTGCAACACTAAAACCATTGAAATGCTTGATTGAGACAGCAAAATATGACTACGCAAGTGATATAATAATTTAATCCCCATTTATAATTTTCATTGCTTGGTCGTCTTCAGAAAGCGACCATAATTGTCTCTAGCTAGTCATCATAAAAGTtacaaagagggaaaaaaaaaaaaaaagaaagatgaacATGCTTTTCCTTCTTTGTTTGTTTGGGAATAAAAAAAGATTACTAGATGGTAAGAATGATGAACTTCATAAAGATATTAAAGGCTATAAAAGTAAGAGTAGAAAAGAATCTATCAATCTTTATTTCTTTGCGTggtttgcaaaatatccccttgCGATTAACCCTTACTTCTTGACGGAATCACGTATATATCCTGCAACCTATAAGATCCTTTATTGCCATGTCATAGTAAAGAATTTGATCCCACTATTCTCATGCCTTAAATCTTACTTCTTGCTTCCCTCCTTTCTCTATTTctcaatgattttttttttggtaaaaatgaaaaggaaaagaagtgcTTATTCTaaaggaagaaaacaaaaagcatATTCCTCGAGAATTCTATCCCATTTGGATTGAGTTCAACTGTAACGCCCCCTCCTTTACTCAATGTCGGCAAAGGAACATGATATGAGTATTAGGAAAATCATGACTttttatcaaaacaattaattatGCACCCCACTAGAGATCAACTCCACCTCCAAGATTTCGACACATTAGCATTCATTCGCCTATAAAAACCACAGCCCACTATCCATTCAAATTGCACAAATAACACTGTTATTTTTCCACTCTCTAAAATTTCAATCAACCTTCTTTAGCATTCCATATTTTCTTTGTCCTTAATTCATCATCATGGCTGAAGAGAAGCACCACCATTTCTTCCACCACCACAAGAAGGATGAAGATCAAGATCGGCCCGGCTACGGTGGTGATGCACCCTATGACTCCACCACCGGTGGTGGCTATAACCAGTATTCTAGTGATACCACTGATACTGGATACAACAAGTACTCCGGCGACACCACCACCGGTGGTGGCTATAACCAGTATTCTAGTGATACGACTGACACTGGATACAACAAGTACTCTGGTGACACCACCACTGGTGGTGGCTACAACGAGTACTCCTCCGGCGGTGATGCCGGATATGGAAACAAGTACTCTGGTGATAAGACCACCACGGGTGCCGCCTATGGTGGTGGTGCTGGCTATGGTAGTGGCTATGGTGGTGATGAATCTGAAAAGCCTGATtatgagaaagaaaagaagcacCACAAAAATCTTGAGCACCTTGGTGAAGCTGGTGCTCTTGCTGCTGGTGCCTATGCCTTGGTAAGTGTCTTTGCTTTTTAGTTTGTCCAACATTCAGTTTTCTTATAATGACTGTTCatgttatataattttttggGGTCATTTCTAGGGGGTTATATACGTATCTTTCAATTTATTTTACCTTTCTTTAGCATACTTGAAAAAGGGTTGTCAAATTATGGAGTCATCATTAGGGTTTTATTCTACAAAGTGATAGGTTTACGCCTAAATATCGttgatttttgtttcttttttgtcttttgattaatttcttgtttctttctttttttttcaatctcaATTATGTACCAGTATGAGAAGCATGAGGCAAAGAAAGACCCCGAGCATGCTCACAGGCACAAGATAGGAGAAGAGATTGGAGCGGTAGCCGCACTTGGAGCTGGTGGATTTGCATTCCATGAGCATCACGAGAAGAAGGAAGctaaagaagaagaggaagaggccGAGGGGAAAAAGAAGCATCACTTTTTCTAATTCCCGTGatcacacacacatatatatatgtacctTTAATTTGTGTAATCTTCTCGTGAGGTTTCCTTTGCTTTGCAGTTGGCAACTGCCTAAATAATCTCGTGTGTGTAAGACTTTCGAGTTTGCTCCATCCTTGTTGTGTACCTTGAATATGTGACTGGTGCTGCAATTTATTATGCGCACTATTGTCAATAACATAGTAGCCTGTTTTTGGGACTTTGAAACTATATCATAGTTTGTTGCTTGTGTATGATGTGTTTGAGGCCTTCCCCTACATGAATCTTTTAAAAGTCAACTGCTTGCACCGTAGGAATTATATCTTGGGATTTACGTAATTTGATCAATTGTTAATTCACGTTTAGCATTCAATCTGACGTACCATATGTCATCTTCACGGTAAATGCTGGCTAGCCAATTGCTGAACaacaacacccccccccccggcCCCGAAACTCTCTGCAGTGTGACTACGTTTGCAAACTTTGGATATCAACTATCAAGGACTTGAAAGacgaagaaaacaaaataacatatCATGGGCTTGGCCATGCACATTATCGTACCTACACATGGAAGTCTTGAAGCACTTGCTACATCATGTTATGTATGGAttggaggttttttttttctttcaga
Protein-coding regions in this window:
- the LOC113714295 gene encoding uncharacterized protein, coding for MAEEKHHHFFHHHKKDEDQDRPGYGGDAPYDSTTGGGYNQYSSDTTDTGYNKYSGDTTTGGGYNQYSSDTTDTGYNKYSGDTTTGGGYNEYSSGGDAGYGNKYSGDKTTTGAAYGGGAGYGSGYGGDESEKPDYEKEKKHHKNLEHLGEAGALAAGAYALYEKHEAKKDPEHAHRHKIGEEIGAVAALGAGGFAFHEHHEKKEAKEEEEEAEGKKKHHFF